A window from Aquabacterium sp. NJ1 encodes these proteins:
- a CDS encoding cysteine hydrolase: MKQQIQLLIIDPQNDFCDLPENWQGSDPLTGRRVGPALPVAGAHADMQRLASLIRAGKNGISDIIVTLDSHHRVDVAHPPFWVKADGSDVSPFTTISAQQVREGVYRPRNEGALTRVLSYLDELEAQARYTLMVWPIHCEIGTWGHNVHADVQAACNTWEEERLSTVKQVYKGANPWTEHYSAMQAEVPDAEDPDTLLNKKLIAQLDQADVLLIAGEASSHCVKATTEHIVDNLPSKQLGKIILLTDCMSPVGGFEQQAEGFLSAMRARGVQLATSQDVLPSLLANA, translated from the coding sequence ATGAAACAACAGATTCAACTGCTGATCATCGACCCGCAGAACGACTTCTGCGATCTGCCAGAGAACTGGCAGGGTTCTGATCCACTTACCGGGCGGCGTGTCGGGCCAGCTTTGCCAGTTGCCGGCGCCCACGCCGACATGCAAAGGCTGGCCAGCTTGATCCGCGCAGGAAAAAACGGCATCTCGGACATTATCGTGACGCTGGACTCTCACCACAGGGTTGATGTGGCGCACCCCCCGTTTTGGGTGAAAGCGGACGGTTCAGACGTCAGCCCTTTCACCACGATCTCGGCCCAACAGGTTCGCGAAGGCGTGTACCGCCCCCGTAATGAAGGTGCACTGACCCGAGTCCTGAGCTACCTGGATGAACTGGAGGCTCAAGCAAGGTATACGTTGATGGTCTGGCCTATTCACTGTGAGATTGGTACCTGGGGCCACAACGTCCACGCCGATGTGCAAGCCGCGTGCAACACCTGGGAAGAAGAGCGACTCAGTACCGTCAAGCAGGTCTACAAAGGTGCCAATCCCTGGACCGAGCACTACAGTGCCATGCAGGCAGAGGTACCCGATGCAGAAGATCCAGACACCTTGCTGAACAAGAAGCTGATTGCGCAGTTGGACCAAGCCGACGTGCTCTTGATTGCTGGTGAAGCGAGCAGCCACTGTGTGAAGGCCACCACCGAGCACATCGTGGACAACTTGCCCAGCAAGCAGTTGGGCAAGATCATCCTGCTCACTGACTGCATGAGTCCCGTAGGCGGCTTCGAGCAACAGGCTGAAGGCTTCCTGTCTGCCATGCGCGCAAGAGGCGTGCAGCTGGCAACCAGCCAGGATGTCCTGCCCAGTTTGCTGGCCAACGCCTGA
- the pncB gene encoding nicotinate phosphoribosyltransferase yields the protein MNAVITSLLETDLYKFTMWQAMLHRHPETQAEYTFVCRNESAFPLAELADEVSRELDHLCTLSFKADELTYLRSLRYMKSDFVDFLRIFRFQRDFIEVRTNGPKLEIVARGPQVHVMGFEIYVLAIVNELYFRRFDASAAQAEGRRRLADKIALLKQFGSEPARANPFEFFDFGVRRRFSGDWQREVVTTLKESVPEYFKGTSNVLLAKELGLVAIGTMAHEYLQTYQALGVRLRDFQRAALEDWVQEYRGDLGVALTDVVGMDAFLADFDLYFTKLFDGLRHDSGDPIEWGEKALAHYAKLRIDPRSKRLVFSDGLDVPTALSIYRHFADRTQLGFGIGTNLSNDVGIKPLNIVMKLTEANGQSVAKLSDTPGKTLCHNETFLAYLRQVFQIKEA from the coding sequence ATGAACGCTGTCATCACCAGTCTCCTGGAAACCGATCTCTACAAGTTCACCATGTGGCAGGCTATGCTGCACAGGCACCCGGAAACCCAGGCCGAGTACACCTTCGTATGCCGCAATGAGAGCGCCTTCCCGCTGGCAGAGTTGGCTGACGAAGTCAGCCGCGAGCTCGACCACCTTTGCACCCTCAGCTTCAAGGCAGATGAGCTCACCTACCTGAGAAGCCTGCGGTACATGAAGTCGGACTTCGTGGATTTCCTGCGCATCTTCCGCTTCCAGCGCGACTTCATCGAGGTCAGGACCAACGGCCCCAAGCTGGAGATCGTAGCCCGGGGCCCGCAAGTCCACGTCATGGGTTTCGAGATCTACGTGCTGGCCATCGTCAACGAGTTGTACTTCCGCCGGTTCGATGCCAGTGCGGCTCAAGCCGAAGGACGCCGCCGACTGGCCGACAAGATTGCCTTGCTCAAACAATTTGGCTCGGAGCCAGCACGCGCCAATCCTTTTGAGTTCTTTGACTTCGGCGTGCGACGTCGTTTCAGTGGCGACTGGCAGCGCGAAGTGGTCACCACATTAAAGGAAAGCGTGCCCGAGTACTTCAAAGGCACGTCCAATGTGTTGCTGGCCAAGGAGTTGGGGCTTGTTGCCATCGGGACCATGGCGCACGAGTACCTGCAGACCTATCAGGCCCTGGGCGTGCGCCTGCGCGACTTCCAACGTGCTGCTCTGGAAGACTGGGTGCAGGAATATCGCGGCGATCTGGGTGTAGCACTGACCGACGTCGTGGGCATGGATGCCTTCCTGGCTGACTTCGATCTTTACTTCACCAAGCTCTTTGATGGCCTGCGTCACGACTCAGGGGACCCCATTGAGTGGGGAGAAAAGGCCCTGGCTCACTATGCCAAGCTGCGCATCGATCCGCGCTCCAAGCGCCTGGTCTTCTCTGATGGCCTGGATGTACCCACGGCCTTGTCCATCTACCGGCACTTCGCTGACCGCACCCAGTTAGGCTTCGGCATCGGCACCAACCTCAGCAACGATGTGGGCATCAAGCCCTTGAACATCGTGATGAAGCTGACCGAGGCCAACGGCCAGTCCGTGGCCAAGCTGTCAGATACACCGGGCAAGACCTTGTGCCATAACGAGACCTTCCTCGCCTACCTGCGACAGGTCTTTCAGATCAAGGAGGCATGA
- a CDS encoding NAD+ synthase yields MLKITAAQLNYTVGDIEGNVAKMVQAAQKAWADGSEIIVFSELSLTGYYPGDLLDDPAFLERVAHGLDALRQASRQLRQLVWVVGAPIAHEGPGKRLSNALLAIKGGEVLLTYAKQLLPTYNIFDERRHFEPGPDVAPVLRVGDTRIGFMVCEDGWNDAGQDYEVNPFQRMRDAAPDLIVSINASPSDIGKRDLRQRVFAQASKRHGLPLLYVNQVGGQDQIVFDGASFAVEPQAGVVYEAQRFTEDITTLCFDNGRFLTLQGQLPAKVPADGLSTMAFYKAQILLGLRDYARRCGFKQAVVGSSGGIDSALTLALAAEALGADNVAGVTMPSRYSSAGSVDDSVTLCSNLGIELFTYPISDTVQAYSKQFDGTYGQPLQGLALENLQARIRGTVLMAHSNTFGHLLLTTGNKSEIAVGYCTLYGDTNGGLGLIGDLYKTEVFALSRYVNEAAGKELIPMAIIDKEPSAELAPDQKDTDSLPPYPVLDEILKYVVEGGRLSRHEYEQAKAFVESLRLQPEGQALIERVRQMVARNEYKRRQAPPIIRVRSRAFGSGRQMPIAAKHL; encoded by the coding sequence ATGCTGAAGATCACTGCCGCACAGTTGAACTACACCGTGGGTGACATCGAGGGCAATGTTGCCAAGATGGTTCAAGCGGCTCAGAAGGCCTGGGCAGACGGCTCCGAAATCATCGTGTTTTCGGAGTTATCCCTCACTGGCTACTACCCTGGTGATCTGCTGGACGATCCAGCCTTTCTTGAGCGCGTGGCACATGGCCTGGATGCGCTGCGCCAGGCATCGCGGCAGCTGCGCCAATTGGTCTGGGTCGTGGGGGCGCCCATTGCCCACGAAGGCCCGGGTAAGCGCCTCAGCAATGCCCTGCTCGCCATCAAGGGTGGCGAGGTGCTGCTGACCTACGCCAAACAATTGCTCCCGACCTACAACATCTTCGACGAACGCCGCCACTTTGAGCCGGGGCCCGACGTGGCGCCTGTGCTGCGTGTAGGCGACACGCGCATCGGCTTCATGGTGTGCGAAGACGGCTGGAACGATGCGGGCCAGGACTACGAGGTCAACCCCTTCCAGCGCATGCGCGATGCCGCACCGGATCTGATCGTCTCGATCAACGCAAGCCCATCCGACATCGGCAAGCGGGACTTGCGCCAACGCGTATTCGCTCAAGCCAGCAAGCGCCATGGCTTGCCGCTGTTGTACGTGAATCAGGTTGGTGGCCAGGACCAGATCGTGTTCGATGGCGCCTCGTTCGCCGTCGAGCCTCAAGCCGGTGTCGTGTATGAAGCCCAACGCTTCACGGAAGACATCACCACCTTGTGTTTCGACAATGGCCGCTTCCTGACCTTACAAGGGCAACTGCCTGCCAAGGTACCGGCTGATGGCTTGTCCACCATGGCGTTCTACAAGGCGCAGATCCTTCTGGGCTTGCGTGACTACGCCAGGCGCTGTGGATTCAAGCAGGCTGTGGTGGGATCGTCCGGTGGCATTGACAGTGCACTCACGCTCGCACTGGCAGCTGAAGCACTCGGCGCAGACAACGTGGCTGGCGTGACGATGCCCTCGCGCTACTCGTCCGCGGGATCGGTCGACGACTCCGTCACCTTGTGCAGCAACCTCGGCATCGAGCTGTTCACCTATCCGATCTCGGATACGGTGCAGGCCTACAGCAAACAATTCGACGGCACCTATGGTCAGCCCTTGCAAGGCCTCGCCCTGGAAAACCTGCAGGCGCGCATTCGAGGTACTGTGCTGATGGCGCACTCCAATACCTTCGGCCACCTCTTGCTGACCACAGGCAACAAGTCCGAGATAGCTGTGGGCTACTGCACCCTGTACGGCGATACCAATGGCGGCCTGGGCCTCATTGGCGATCTGTACAAGACAGAAGTGTTCGCGCTGTCACGCTACGTCAATGAAGCGGCCGGCAAGGAGTTGATCCCGATGGCCATCATCGACAAGGAGCCCTCCGCCGAACTGGCCCCTGATCAAAAGGATACCGACAGCCTGCCGCCTTATCCCGTACTGGACGAGATCCTCAAGTACGTGGTCGAGGGTGGGCGGCTATCGAGGCACGAATACGAACAAGCAAAAGCTTTCGTCGAATCGCTGAGGCTTCAACCTGAGGGTCAGGCCTTGATTGAGCGTGTGCGCCAGATGGTGGCACGCAATGAGTACAAGCGCCGGCAAGCACCCCCCATCATCCGAGTGAGATCACGCGCATTCGGCTCTGGTCGCCAGATGCCCATCGCCGCCAAACACCTTTGA
- a CDS encoding bifunctional nicotinamide-nucleotide adenylyltransferase/Nudix hydroxylase codes for MPTYDKPELAVLIGRFQPFHKGHAALLQQALDAAPHVVVVIGSAFQASTPKNPFTWQERADVIRQTLSAADQARTTFLPIRDYYDEEKWLQAVRSGVERLAAQRTSVCVIGHFKDATSEYLAHFDGWQLISVDRNSPFDATHIRDAYLGSQPEELAANLAALAESVPPATLDFLRTWAKSPLYPALCQEWRMLRKYKEAWSAAPYPPVFVTVDAVVRCADKVLLIKRGQPPGVGLHAVPGGFIEQRETAYQSAIRELREETRLDLPLATLKAALKGSAVFDHPDRSQRGRTITHAFYFDLGDGPPPNVQADDDAQSADWIDIDLIPTMEDQFHDDHFHMLDHFLGLTKGLPSV; via the coding sequence ATGCCAACTTATGACAAGCCGGAACTGGCGGTCCTGATCGGCCGATTCCAGCCGTTCCACAAAGGCCATGCGGCACTGCTTCAACAGGCCTTGGACGCCGCGCCGCACGTGGTTGTGGTCATCGGTTCTGCGTTTCAGGCGAGCACGCCAAAGAACCCGTTTACGTGGCAAGAGCGTGCTGACGTGATTCGACAGACACTTTCGGCCGCAGATCAGGCGCGCACCACCTTCCTGCCCATTCGGGACTACTACGACGAAGAGAAGTGGCTGCAAGCTGTGCGCAGTGGTGTCGAGAGGCTCGCTGCGCAGCGTACAAGTGTCTGTGTGATCGGCCACTTCAAAGATGCCACCAGCGAGTACCTGGCGCACTTCGACGGATGGCAGCTGATTTCGGTCGATCGGAACAGCCCGTTTGACGCAACCCATATTCGGGATGCCTATCTGGGCAGTCAACCCGAAGAACTGGCAGCCAATCTCGCTGCGCTGGCAGAGTCCGTTCCCCCAGCTACGCTGGACTTCCTGCGAACTTGGGCAAAGTCTCCCCTCTACCCAGCACTGTGTCAGGAGTGGCGCATGCTGAGGAAGTACAAGGAAGCTTGGTCGGCAGCGCCCTATCCACCTGTATTCGTGACCGTGGACGCCGTAGTGCGGTGCGCAGACAAGGTCCTGCTCATCAAGCGCGGTCAGCCGCCAGGCGTCGGGCTGCATGCCGTACCTGGTGGCTTCATCGAGCAAAGAGAAACGGCTTACCAGTCTGCGATTCGGGAGTTGCGGGAAGAAACGCGACTGGATCTGCCGCTTGCTACCTTGAAGGCTGCACTCAAAGGAAGCGCCGTTTTCGACCATCCAGACAGAAGCCAAAGAGGGCGCACCATCACGCATGCGTTCTACTTTGATCTCGGGGATGGCCCTCCGCCAAACGTGCAAGCTGATGACGACGCACAGTCAGCTGATTGGATCGACATCGACTTGATCCCCACGATGGAAGATCAATTTCACGACGATCACTTTCACATGCTCGATCATTTCCTTGGCCTCACAAAGGGCTTGCCTTCCGTTTGA
- the fusA gene encoding elongation factor G, giving the protein MNNKQTPRRNIGIIAHVDAGKTTTTERVLFYTGASHRMGEVHEGTTTMDFDPQERQRGITINSAATTVFWRGVQINLIDTPGHIDFNIEVNRSLRVLDGAVVVFDGVAGVEPQTETNWRLADKYQVPRLCFINKLDRVGADFARVHNMIEERLGVRTVVLQLPIGIEAGFKGIIDLIDMKALIWTSDQAGHPFETGPIPADMLDDAQAWRARLIETVVERDEHAMESYVQGLPIDADVLRACIRTGTIAGDFVPVLAGSAFKNKGVEPLLDAVVAYLPSPEDRLAAVAGEQPVSEQPLSALAFKLVADEHGSMVFVRVYSGRIRVGDTVLNANTGKKERIARIYEVHADQRQERQEIVAGDIAAIVGLKDTLTGNTLCAPTHPVVLEHIVVPEPVIDVAIEPKSRVDQQSLGKALHLLSREDPSLRVQQDAESGQIILSGMGELQLEVSLEKLRSRFGVEVSVGQPEVAYRETISQEAKVQYVHKKQSGGPGQFADITLKVSLLPRGEGMQFESQITGGAIPREFIPAVEAGVKRAAASGVLGGYPCVDFKATLVDGSFHERDSSAMAFEHAAGAAFREAARKAGPVVLEPVMCVEVITPAEHLGDCLGDLLRRRGQVRSQDVRGNATVVTADVPLKAMFGYIGHLRALTSGRAQYSMQFDHYEQVPAHLQAGLIA; this is encoded by the coding sequence ATGAACAACAAACAAACACCCCGTAGAAACATCGGCATCATTGCGCACGTCGATGCGGGCAAGACCACCACGACTGAACGCGTTCTCTTTTACACGGGAGCGAGCCATCGCATGGGTGAAGTGCATGAAGGCACCACCACCATGGACTTTGACCCGCAAGAGCGTCAGCGTGGCATCACGATCAACAGCGCCGCCACCACCGTCTTCTGGCGTGGCGTGCAGATCAACCTGATCGACACACCGGGTCACATCGACTTCAACATCGAAGTCAATCGATCACTGCGCGTGCTGGACGGCGCCGTCGTGGTCTTTGACGGCGTTGCTGGCGTCGAGCCGCAGACGGAAACCAACTGGCGACTGGCTGACAAGTACCAGGTGCCTCGGCTGTGCTTCATCAACAAGCTCGACCGGGTTGGTGCCGACTTCGCTCGTGTGCACAACATGATCGAAGAACGCCTGGGTGTGCGCACGGTTGTGCTGCAGCTGCCGATCGGCATCGAAGCAGGCTTCAAAGGGATCATTGACCTGATCGACATGAAGGCCCTGATCTGGACGAGTGACCAGGCAGGCCATCCATTCGAAACAGGCCCGATCCCGGCGGACATGCTGGATGACGCCCAGGCCTGGCGGGCACGCCTGATCGAGACTGTCGTGGAGCGGGACGAGCACGCTATGGAATCCTACGTGCAAGGGCTGCCCATAGATGCAGATGTGCTGCGAGCCTGTATCCGCACCGGCACGATCGCAGGCGACTTTGTGCCCGTACTGGCTGGGTCTGCGTTCAAGAACAAGGGCGTGGAGCCTTTGCTCGACGCGGTCGTGGCCTACCTGCCTTCTCCGGAAGACAGGCTTGCCGCTGTGGCCGGTGAACAGCCTGTCAGCGAACAGCCCTTGTCGGCCCTGGCCTTCAAGCTGGTCGCCGACGAGCACGGTTCGATGGTGTTCGTGCGTGTCTACAGTGGACGCATACGCGTGGGCGATACAGTTCTCAATGCCAACACCGGCAAGAAGGAACGGATCGCTCGCATCTATGAGGTCCATGCAGACCAACGGCAAGAGCGTCAGGAGATCGTGGCAGGTGACATCGCTGCGATCGTAGGCCTCAAGGACACCTTGACGGGCAACACCTTGTGCGCCCCAACACACCCAGTGGTGTTGGAGCACATTGTGGTGCCTGAGCCGGTGATCGATGTGGCGATTGAACCCAAGAGCCGAGTTGATCAGCAAAGTCTGGGTAAGGCGCTGCATCTCCTCTCCAGGGAGGATCCCAGCCTGCGTGTGCAACAGGACGCCGAGTCTGGTCAGATCATTCTGTCAGGCATGGGTGAGCTGCAACTGGAGGTCTCACTGGAGAAGCTGCGTAGCCGATTTGGCGTCGAGGTCTCGGTAGGACAACCAGAGGTTGCTTATCGGGAAACCATTTCACAGGAAGCGAAGGTGCAATATGTACATAAGAAACAATCCGGCGGTCCCGGTCAGTTCGCCGACATCACCTTGAAGGTATCGCTGCTTCCCCGCGGCGAAGGCATGCAGTTCGAAAGCCAGATCACGGGCGGCGCCATCCCGCGCGAGTTCATACCTGCCGTTGAGGCGGGTGTGAAACGTGCGGCGGCGTCCGGCGTCCTGGGTGGCTATCCCTGCGTGGATTTCAAGGCGACCTTGGTGGATGGCAGCTTCCATGAGCGCGACTCTTCGGCCATGGCCTTTGAGCACGCGGCAGGAGCGGCCTTCCGAGAGGCCGCACGGAAAGCTGGGCCGGTTGTACTGGAGCCCGTGATGTGTGTCGAAGTCATCACCCCGGCAGAACATCTGGGTGACTGTCTGGGCGACCTGCTACGCCGACGGGGACAGGTGCGTTCTCAGGACGTTCGCGGCAATGCCACGGTCGTCACTGCGGATGTACCCCTCAAGGCGATGTTTGGCTACATCGGTCATCTGCGTGCGTTAACGTCAGGACGTGCGCAGTATTCGATGCAGTTCGACCACTATGAACAGGTACCGGCACACCTACAAGCCGGTCTCATCGCGTAA
- a CDS encoding DUF4291 domain-containing protein, protein MKLPTELYSSQCARWPSAGEHILAHYDDESIVVYQAYRPSIGHYAIKHGRFGGPDFSLNRMSWIKPNFLWMMYRSGWGAKEGQEVILGLRVRRAFFDGVLAQAVASTYQPERYASREAWKAAVDASEVRLQWDPDHDPQGGKLARRAVQLGLRGKTLEAFAGRELMEVIDMSPFVGAQRSLALAGDRMLRTPTEAVYTPMFA, encoded by the coding sequence ATGAAGCTACCAACTGAACTCTATTCAAGCCAATGTGCTCGCTGGCCAAGTGCCGGTGAACATATCCTGGCCCACTATGACGATGAGAGCATCGTCGTTTATCAAGCGTATCGGCCTTCTATCGGGCACTACGCCATCAAGCACGGCCGATTTGGCGGCCCAGACTTCAGCTTGAACCGAATGAGTTGGATCAAACCCAACTTCCTATGGATGATGTATCGATCCGGATGGGGAGCCAAGGAGGGGCAAGAGGTGATCCTGGGGCTGCGAGTTCGCCGGGCCTTCTTCGATGGCGTGCTGGCCCAAGCCGTGGCATCCACCTATCAGCCAGAACGATATGCAAGTCGAGAGGCTTGGAAGGCTGCCGTTGATGCATCGGAAGTTCGCTTGCAGTGGGATCCCGATCATGACCCACAAGGTGGCAAGCTCGCACGTCGTGCGGTTCAGCTTGGATTGCGCGGGAAGACGCTGGAAGCGTTTGCTGGCCGCGAACTCATGGAGGTGATCGACATGAGCCCATTTGTGGGGGCGCAGCGTTCGTTGGCGTTGGCTGGTGACCGCATGTTGCGCACGCCGACCGAGGCGGTTTACACGCCCATGTTCGCCTGA
- a CDS encoding RNA 2'-phosphotransferase: MGTNKKVESTSKFLSLILRHEPQLVGLTLGDGGWVRVDELLTRCAQANKPISYELLKEVVETSDKKRFALSEDGALIRANQGHSVAVDLGLSPTTPPDKLYHGTASRFLDAIWVEGLTRRERHHVHLTAKLDVAMSVGQRHGQPVILEVDSLQMHLDGHKFFQSDNGVWLVGAVAVHYMRLLPQE; encoded by the coding sequence ATGGGAACGAATAAAAAGGTGGAGTCCACCAGCAAGTTCTTGAGCCTGATCTTGCGACATGAGCCGCAGCTTGTCGGGCTGACATTGGGTGATGGCGGATGGGTTCGGGTAGACGAACTGTTGACTCGCTGCGCGCAAGCGAACAAGCCAATCTCGTATGAGTTGCTCAAGGAAGTGGTGGAGACCAGCGACAAGAAGCGATTCGCATTGAGTGAAGACGGTGCACTCATACGCGCCAACCAGGGGCATTCAGTCGCAGTGGATTTGGGGCTCAGTCCCACTACGCCGCCGGACAAGCTGTATCACGGCACGGCGTCGCGTTTTCTCGATGCCATCTGGGTAGAAGGCCTGACGAGGCGAGAGCGGCACCATGTTCATCTGACGGCAAAGTTGGATGTCGCGATGTCTGTGGGTCAACGGCATGGTCAACCCGTCATCCTCGAAGTCGATTCATTGCAGATGCATCTGGATGGGCACAAGTTCTTCCAGTCAGACAACGGCGTTTGGCTTGTAGGTGCAGTCGCTGTCCACTACATGCGGCTTTTGCCTCAGGAATAG
- a CDS encoding sugar kinase, producing MVAPTERKVVLVTRRTRLEDLVTRYHTLAQARFYIEHLGADLSDYLRENEAYARSLRVTIEVLQAWGRYQIIDRSYLPNFVFAPDDIVVALGQDGLVANTMKYLEGQPLIGLNPEPQRWDGVLLPFEPEQLRGLLPSVSQDSRSTKQITMAEVVLSDGQRLRAVNDLFIGPRTHTSALYELEQGKTKEFQSSSGLIISTGLGSTAWMKSVMTGSMALAKASGMASGQRNYTPMAWDADKLSFAVREPFPSRSSQASLVYGDVAPGRSLKVRSRMPENGVIFSDGIEADFLSFTAGIEATVNVSANKGQLIM from the coding sequence GTGGTCGCGCCAACTGAGCGAAAAGTGGTGCTGGTGACCAGACGAACCCGGCTGGAGGATCTGGTTACCCGCTATCACACGCTGGCTCAAGCGCGGTTTTACATCGAGCACTTGGGAGCAGACCTGTCGGACTACCTGCGGGAGAACGAAGCCTATGCGAGGAGCCTGCGGGTCACCATAGAGGTCTTGCAAGCCTGGGGGCGCTATCAGATCATTGATCGCAGCTACTTGCCCAACTTTGTCTTTGCGCCTGACGACATCGTCGTGGCGCTTGGACAAGATGGCTTGGTGGCCAACACCATGAAGTATCTAGAGGGGCAGCCATTGATCGGGCTGAACCCGGAGCCTCAGCGCTGGGATGGTGTGCTGCTGCCCTTCGAGCCAGAGCAACTCCGGGGATTGCTTCCTTCTGTGTCGCAGGACAGCAGGTCGACCAAGCAGATCACCATGGCTGAGGTGGTGTTGTCGGACGGGCAGCGTCTGAGAGCCGTTAACGATCTATTCATCGGGCCACGCACACATACCTCGGCCTTGTATGAACTTGAGCAGGGCAAGACGAAGGAGTTTCAGTCGTCTTCTGGGTTGATCATTTCGACTGGGCTGGGCTCGACGGCCTGGATGAAAAGCGTGATGACTGGCTCTATGGCATTGGCAAAGGCCAGTGGCATGGCAAGTGGGCAGCGCAACTACACGCCAATGGCTTGGGATGCGGACAAGCTTAGCTTTGCTGTGCGGGAGCCCTTCCCAAGTCGCTCTTCGCAGGCAAGCTTGGTCTATGGCGATGTTGCGCCCGGCCGATCGCTGAAGGTGCGGTCTCGTATGCCTGAGAACGGTGTGATCTTCTCGGATGGTATTGAGGCCGATTTTCTGTCGTTCACGGCAGGTATCGAGGCAACGGTGAATGTCTCGGCTAACAAGGGGCAGTTGATCATGTGA
- a CDS encoding SPFH domain-containing protein → MLGIRFIKSQPTTHLMQFRRGRVVREGAGLSFFYYGPTSTLVAVPIGSQDRPFILELVTSDFQSITVQGQVTYRVAEPGRIAGLMDFSLSADGKAHASEDPKRLGERVAMQAEVIVRQAVQQMDLKQALRASATIAQETHKRLASQTEIAALGLEVLGVSVLAIKPTPEMSRALEAEARESNLKAADDAVFGRRMSAVENERAVRETELDTEVAVEQKKRQIGEAQMDAKAAVARRENELRTEQMESDVALEDRRKSFVDLQAENSRTMADAEAYRLGAIMQTMEKSDPRIVQALAASGMQPGQLIAQAFGGIAEKAQHIGQLNMSPELLQSLIRDNGGGSQGANRGRAN, encoded by the coding sequence ATGCTGGGAATTCGCTTCATCAAGTCGCAACCGACAACACATCTCATGCAGTTTCGGCGGGGGCGTGTCGTGCGTGAAGGCGCAGGTCTGTCATTCTTCTACTATGGGCCAACATCCACCCTGGTGGCTGTACCGATTGGCAGCCAGGACCGGCCATTCATTCTGGAACTGGTGACGTCCGACTTTCAAAGCATCACTGTGCAAGGACAGGTGACCTATCGCGTTGCCGAGCCCGGGCGCATTGCCGGGCTGATGGACTTCTCCTTGTCGGCAGATGGAAAGGCTCACGCATCAGAGGACCCGAAACGCCTTGGTGAGCGGGTGGCCATGCAAGCCGAGGTCATCGTGCGCCAAGCCGTCCAGCAAATGGACTTGAAGCAGGCATTGCGAGCCTCAGCCACGATCGCGCAGGAAACTCACAAGCGCCTCGCCTCACAGACAGAGATCGCGGCGCTCGGGCTTGAGGTTCTGGGTGTGTCGGTATTGGCCATCAAACCTACGCCCGAGATGTCGCGCGCACTGGAGGCGGAAGCCAGAGAGTCCAATCTCAAGGCAGCGGACGATGCCGTCTTTGGTCGAAGGATGTCTGCCGTTGAAAACGAGCGTGCTGTTCGAGAGACCGAACTCGATACCGAGGTGGCAGTGGAGCAAAAGAAGCGTCAGATTGGTGAAGCTCAAATGGATGCCAAGGCTGCTGTCGCGCGCCGTGAGAACGAACTGCGTACCGAGCAGATGGAGTCAGACGTTGCCCTGGAAGACCGGCGCAAATCGTTTGTCGATCTCCAGGCAGAGAACAGTCGAACCATGGCTGACGCGGAGGCTTACAGATTGGGCGCCATCATGCAGACCATGGAAAAGTCCGATCCCCGGATCGTTCAGGCTCTGGCGGCTTCCGGCATGCAGCCGGGCCAACTGATTGCGCAGGCCTTTGGCGGCATCGCCGAGAAGGCGCAACACATCGGGCAACTCAATATGTCGCCGGAATTGCTGCAGTCCTTGATCCGAGATAACGGAGGCGGGTCGCAAGGAGCCAATCGTGGTCGCGCCAACTGA
- a CDS encoding O-acetyl-ADP-ribose deacetylase: MATFQAIKGDITKLAVDAIVNAANSSLLGGGGVDGAIHRAAGPELLETCRKLNGCKVGQAKLTKGFKLPASYVIHTVGPVWQGGTKDEAKLLAACYRECIALAVQQGIQSLAFSCISTGSYNFPAQEAAEIAVATAKEHAGHTNLDITFCCFSERDLALYTTLLR; this comes from the coding sequence ATGGCGACCTTCCAGGCGATCAAAGGCGACATCACGAAGTTGGCGGTAGACGCCATCGTCAATGCAGCCAACAGCTCTCTACTTGGTGGTGGAGGGGTTGATGGCGCGATTCATCGCGCGGCGGGCCCTGAGTTGCTGGAAACTTGTCGCAAGCTGAATGGCTGCAAGGTGGGGCAGGCCAAATTGACAAAGGGCTTCAAGCTGCCTGCCAGCTATGTGATTCATACCGTCGGACCTGTCTGGCAAGGCGGCACCAAAGACGAGGCAAAGTTGCTTGCTGCTTGCTATCGCGAGTGCATTGCACTGGCCGTCCAGCAAGGCATCCAATCCTTGGCGTTTTCCTGCATCAGTACTGGCTCATACAACTTCCCAGCTCAAGAGGCAGCGGAGATCGCAGTGGCTACAGCCAAGGAGCATGCCGGACACACCAATCTCGACATCACATTCTGTTGCTTCAGCGAACGCGATCTTGCGCTCTACACGACGCTGTTGAGGTGA